Proteins encoded in a region of the Armatimonadota bacterium genome:
- a CDS encoding molybdopterin-dependent oxidoreductase, which yields MAQHAAERSGRRLRRRDLLAGGALLGTSALLASQAKLGELADLVRTAEAAELPAGGYDLVDPYNILYSVCQQCNTQCGIKAKLRDGVLVKLDGNPFSPWNLDPHVPYRTSPFETAALDGRLCPKGQASIQMAYDPYRIVKVLKRAGKRGENKWMTIPFEQAVREIVDGGYLFSHVPGEENRKVDGLKEIWALRDAALAKAMADEVKIIQGKKTPEEKKAAVEAFKAKFRDQLHVLIDPDHPDLGPKNNQLFFLWGRLKGGRGELIRRFTVDAFGSRNAHGHTTVCQGSLYFTGKAMSEQYVDGKWTGGKKFFWQADQQASEFIIFVGVNPFEASQGPTNRTQRIAQAVSEGRLKYVVIDPVLSRTAGTMAWKWLPNIPGTEAAVALALVRWIIDNRRYDERYLRNANKAAAAADGEPTWCNAAWLVKIEQDGTPGKFLRASEAGIAAKQTRPTSDGKGTYQFDPFVVSVDGRLVPVDPYDTTTPVEGDLLVSTEVAGIKVKTAFQVLTDQAHQKTMAQWAQIAGLPLADLVEVAREFTSHGKKAAVDIHRGVSQHTNGLYNCTAWFALPLLIGSFDWKGGMVAGATYDPTGGKPGQPFNLGKLHPSKTTAFGVSIIRDGDSYESSTLFTQYPAKRPWYPLASDIYQEAIPSAGDGYPYPIKALFIYMGSPAYSLPSGHTNIAILADPSKIPLVVANDIIIGETSMYADYIFPDCTYLERWEFAGTQFSMPWKVQPVRQPVIAPLTETVKVFGQEMPATLEAMLLGLAERLGLPGFGKNGFGPGQDFLRGEDLYLRMVANLAAGEKTDGSDAVPDADDRELDLFIRSRRHLPATVFDPGRWAGTVGERWWRKVVYVLNRGGRFEDFAAAYQGEQLKNKYGTLINLYQEKTATTRSAMTGKPFLGVANYTPAPRDLLDRPVADAQYDLRLITHRVVFHTKSRTISNYWLLNILPEGEFLMNTRDAERLGLKTGDVVKVVSATNPEGVWDLQHGRKKPMVGKLKVIEGIRPGVVSFSLGHGHWAYGSQDVVIDGRVIRGDHRRSHGLHANAAMRTDPVLPNTCLADPVGASAVFYDTQVRLVKV from the coding sequence ATGGCACAGCATGCGGCTGAACGCTCCGGGCGTCGCCTCCGCCGGCGCGACCTGCTGGCCGGCGGCGCGCTGCTGGGCACGAGCGCGCTCCTGGCGAGCCAGGCCAAGCTGGGCGAGCTGGCGGACCTGGTGCGCACCGCGGAGGCGGCGGAGCTGCCCGCAGGCGGCTACGACCTGGTGGATCCCTACAACATCCTCTACTCCGTCTGCCAGCAGTGCAACACGCAGTGCGGCATCAAGGCCAAGCTGCGAGATGGCGTCCTGGTGAAGCTCGACGGCAACCCGTTCAGCCCGTGGAATCTGGATCCCCACGTGCCGTACCGGACCTCGCCGTTCGAGACCGCGGCGCTCGACGGCCGGCTCTGCCCCAAGGGGCAGGCCAGCATCCAGATGGCCTATGACCCGTACCGGATCGTGAAGGTGCTGAAGCGCGCGGGCAAGCGGGGGGAGAACAAATGGATGACGATCCCCTTCGAGCAGGCCGTGCGCGAGATCGTCGACGGCGGCTACCTGTTCAGCCACGTCCCCGGCGAGGAGAACCGGAAGGTCGACGGGCTCAAGGAGATCTGGGCGCTGCGTGATGCGGCACTGGCCAAGGCCATGGCCGACGAGGTGAAGATCATCCAGGGCAAAAAGACGCCGGAGGAGAAAAAGGCTGCCGTCGAGGCGTTCAAGGCGAAGTTCCGCGATCAGCTCCATGTGCTGATCGATCCCGACCACCCGGACCTCGGCCCGAAGAACAACCAGCTGTTCTTCCTCTGGGGGCGTCTCAAGGGCGGCCGCGGCGAGCTGATCCGCCGTTTCACGGTCGATGCCTTTGGCTCGCGCAATGCGCACGGCCACACGACCGTCTGCCAGGGCTCACTGTACTTCACGGGCAAGGCGATGAGCGAGCAGTACGTGGACGGCAAGTGGACGGGGGGGAAGAAATTCTTCTGGCAGGCCGACCAGCAGGCTTCCGAGTTCATCATCTTCGTCGGCGTGAACCCGTTCGAGGCGAGCCAGGGGCCGACGAACCGGACGCAGCGGATCGCCCAGGCCGTCAGCGAAGGCCGTCTCAAGTATGTGGTCATCGATCCCGTCCTCAGCCGCACCGCGGGCACGATGGCCTGGAAGTGGCTGCCCAACATCCCCGGGACCGAGGCCGCCGTGGCGCTGGCCCTCGTACGCTGGATCATCGACAACCGCCGGTACGATGAGCGGTATCTGCGCAATGCGAACAAGGCCGCCGCGGCGGCGGATGGCGAGCCGACGTGGTGCAACGCCGCCTGGCTGGTGAAGATCGAGCAGGACGGGACGCCAGGGAAGTTTCTCCGTGCCTCTGAAGCGGGGATTGCGGCGAAGCAGACGCGCCCGACGAGCGACGGCAAGGGCACCTACCAGTTCGATCCCTTCGTGGTCTCGGTGGACGGCCGCCTCGTGCCGGTCGATCCGTATGACACCACCACGCCGGTCGAGGGAGACCTCCTGGTGAGCACCGAGGTCGCGGGCATCAAGGTCAAGACCGCGTTCCAGGTGCTCACCGACCAGGCGCATCAGAAAACGATGGCGCAGTGGGCGCAAATCGCCGGGCTGCCGCTCGCGGATCTCGTCGAGGTGGCGCGCGAGTTCACCAGCCACGGCAAAAAGGCGGCGGTAGACATTCACCGCGGCGTCTCCCAGCACACCAACGGCCTGTACAACTGCACGGCCTGGTTCGCGTTGCCGCTGCTGATCGGCAGCTTCGACTGGAAGGGCGGGATGGTCGCCGGGGCGACCTACGATCCCACCGGGGGCAAGCCGGGCCAGCCGTTCAATCTCGGGAAGCTGCATCCCAGCAAGACGACCGCGTTCGGCGTCAGCATCATCCGCGACGGGGACAGCTACGAGTCCAGCACCCTCTTCACACAGTATCCGGCGAAGCGGCCGTGGTATCCGCTGGCCAGCGACATCTATCAGGAAGCCATTCCTTCCGCGGGGGACGGCTATCCCTATCCGATCAAGGCCCTGTTCATCTACATGGGATCGCCCGCCTACTCACTGCCGTCCGGCCACACGAACATCGCCATCCTGGCCGATCCATCGAAGATCCCGCTGGTGGTGGCCAACGACATCATTATCGGCGAGACCTCGATGTACGCCGACTACATCTTCCCCGACTGCACGTATCTGGAGCGGTGGGAATTTGCGGGCACGCAGTTCTCCATGCCGTGGAAGGTCCAGCCGGTCCGCCAGCCGGTCATCGCGCCGCTGACGGAAACGGTGAAGGTCTTCGGCCAGGAGATGCCCGCGACGTTGGAGGCGATGCTCCTGGGGCTGGCCGAGCGCCTCGGGCTGCCGGGATTCGGGAAGAACGGCTTCGGCCCGGGGCAGGATTTCCTGCGGGGTGAGGACCTCTACCTCAGGATGGTCGCCAACCTGGCGGCCGGTGAGAAAACGGACGGCTCCGACGCCGTCCCCGACGCCGATGATCGAGAACTGGACCTCTTCATCCGATCCCGCAGGCACCTGCCGGCGACCGTGTTCGACCCCGGGCGCTGGGCGGGCACGGTGGGCGAGAGATGGTGGCGCAAGGTGGTGTACGTTCTGAACCGGGGCGGCCGGTTCGAAGATTTCGCTGCGGCCTATCAGGGAGAGCAGCTGAAAAACAAGTACGGAACCCTGATCAACCTCTACCAGGAGAAGACGGCCACGACCCGCAGCGCCATGACTGGGAAGCCCTTTCTGGGCGTGGCCAACTACACGCCGGCGCCGCGGGACCTGTTGGACCGCCCTGTCGCGGATGCCCAGTATGACCTCCGGCTCATCACCCACCGGGTGGTGTTCCACACCAAGAGCCGCACGATCAGCAACTACTGGCTCCTCAACATCCTTCCCGAGGGTGAGTTCCTGATGAATACACGGGATGCCGAGCGCCTGGGCTTGAAGACCGGTGATGTCGTAAAGGTCGTCTCCGCCACCAACCCCGAGGGCGTGTGGGACCTGCAGCACGGCCGGAAGAAACCGATGGTCGGCAAGCTCAAGGTCATCGAAGGGATCCGCCCGGGCGTCGTCAGTTTCTCGCTCGGCCACGGGCACTGGGCCTACGGCAGTCAGGACGTCGTGATCGACGGACGCGTCATCAGGGGCGATCACCGCCGCTCACATGGTCTGCACGCCAACGCCGCCATGCGCACCGATCCGGTCCTGCCCAACACCTGTCTGGCCGACCCTGTGGGCGCGAGCGCGGTCTTCTACGATACGCAGGTGCGGCTGGTCAAAGTTTGA
- a CDS encoding 4Fe-4S dicluster domain-containing protein yields the protein MRTEMTDGARSKASPAGAKLSRRKLLELGAAAGSSVLVGGRRPVRGVAAAAPALAPLPPGRDTEILRMQADIRRALQKPVEQRNWIMVIDGRKCVGCQACVVACAAENVLPPGVSYRSVPEIEYGTYPNVRRYPMPTQCMQCDKPPCMEAANAIAPGSITKRPDGIVAIDYTKFRGRAAFDAAFKACPYRALYYDDGRFYTQPTPAFQPYEEAVSHDYGRRWVRDRVRRGEPPIGGGRKCHFCLHRLNAGLVPACVSTCIGRAIYFGDKNDPQSLVNEVLAKNAGKVLRIRENRGTEPRVYYICDDVQLSTSVHT from the coding sequence ATGAGGACGGAGATGACCGACGGCGCTCGTTCAAAAGCGTCACCCGCTGGAGCGAAACTGAGCCGGCGGAAGCTGCTGGAACTCGGCGCGGCCGCCGGATCGTCGGTCCTGGTCGGCGGACGGCGCCCCGTCCGAGGCGTGGCTGCCGCTGCTCCCGCCCTGGCCCCTCTGCCGCCGGGCCGGGATACCGAGATCCTGCGGATGCAGGCCGACATCCGCCGGGCCCTGCAGAAGCCTGTGGAGCAGCGGAACTGGATCATGGTGATCGACGGGCGGAAGTGCGTCGGCTGTCAAGCCTGCGTGGTGGCGTGCGCCGCCGAAAACGTCCTGCCCCCGGGGGTCTCCTACCGGTCCGTGCCCGAAATCGAGTATGGGACCTATCCCAACGTGCGCCGGTACCCGATGCCGACCCAGTGCATGCAGTGCGACAAGCCGCCCTGCATGGAGGCGGCCAACGCCATCGCGCCCGGATCCATCACGAAGCGGCCGGACGGCATCGTCGCGATCGATTACACGAAGTTCCGCGGCCGCGCCGCGTTCGACGCCGCCTTCAAGGCCTGCCCGTACCGCGCCCTCTACTACGACGACGGCAGATTCTACACCCAGCCCACGCCGGCGTTCCAGCCGTACGAGGAGGCCGTCAGTCACGACTATGGCCGGCGCTGGGTGCGCGACCGGGTGCGGCGGGGTGAGCCGCCGATCGGCGGGGGGCGGAAATGCCACTTCTGCCTCCACCGGCTCAACGCCGGGCTGGTCCCGGCGTGCGTGAGCACCTGCATCGGCCGGGCCATCTACTTCGGCGACAAGAACGACCCGCAGAGCCTGGTCAACGAGGTGCTGGCGAAAAACGCCGGCAAGGTGCTGCGCATCCGCGAAAACCGCGGCACCGAGCCGCGCGTGTATTACATCTGCGACGATGTCCAGCTCAGCACGAGCGTGCACACGTAG